In Sardina pilchardus chromosome 10, fSarPil1.1, whole genome shotgun sequence, one genomic interval encodes:
- the LOC134094029 gene encoding transcription initiation factor TFIID subunit 3-like isoform X1, protein MCDSYARSLLRVSVAQICQALGWDAVQLTACDLLSDVLDRYIQQLARGCHRYSELYGRTDPVLDDVGQAFRLLGVSLSELEDYVHNLEPVGFAHQTPLFPVSKNNVLQFPQSETQDKEERKEYIPDYMPPLVSLQEEEEEERVLTDMGTSAEAMQVPLDEEEEDLGEEDAVSDENHPLKRPMLSPDASMGMMASKRPRLQSGFSPEWAGEPKEPLSSLNPQHVPSSMMDSMGSLASSPETALPNTGFRPLPMIPRHSDHKASCAQHRKPNVSSPGRQRARSPKGAGVGPSAGSPLSSPKAFSKEKRKSPGQAKSPKSPKSSKSGTEKAAHTPEKGEPLQRTTLATLSERMGKENVHVRQQNWELDRQPGEAQIRNPEPNPEPDNTIDDSIDAVIARACADREPDPFSYTSASDSESDSISSPRRLTIMEPATPKTKTGTNVCYERDTSTPLSMSGVPGSMWTMDDSINEVIRRANQGASGARLNDSYLSSPSASPPTPEPLMKVFEDKHKMVASTDVKKRLKKELKNKLKKKEKEKPKEKDKERDKGKMKDKNRDKNKGKTKEFLKEAKIPWKDFSLREDDLREHFKMRDLVSPEMSLKSKLKDGTGSSFRKDKERHMDKKKDKEKIKKDKDTRDKGKDRGREDKKLSAALTPFGQVDVPMSLFSPSSCLRIPSMLPPLPPILSDRDSKGKEKDKKKDKKEKKKKREKERERAKEKEREKEGKKKEKEREKEKREKEKEKEKNRLKLEKVKVVPPAAVPSPVIPRLTLRVGGQDKIVISKVAPNSDIPKVPMAKAPSVKATQPLAPIFSPAAPLLAPAPPLAVAAGPAAAVAPPSSALSQGGSLKTPVCSVVTETVSAYVIRDEWGNKIWICPGCNKPDDGSPMIGCDDCDDWYHWPCVGIMAAPPEDVQWFCVKCAGKKKDKKHKKRKHKVH, encoded by the exons ATGTGCGACAGTTATGCCCGCTCTCTGCTGCGTGTGTCGGTGGCGCAGATCTGTCAAGCTCTAGGCTGGGACGCAGTTCAGCTAACCGCATGTGATCTTCTTTCCGATGTACTAGACCGATATATTCAGCAGCTGGCAAGAGGTTGCCACCGTTATTCTGAACTCT ATGGAAGGACAGATCCTGTGCTGGATGATGTTGGTCAAGCCTTCAGATTGTTGGGCGTCAGTCTCAGTGAATTGGAGGATTATGTCCACAACTTGGAGCCTGTTGGTTTTGCCCATCAAACACCCCTCTTCCCTGTCAGTAAGAACAATGTGTTGCAGTTCCCACAATCAGAAACACAGGATaaggaggaaaggaaggaatACATACCAGATTACATGCCTCCACTGGTCTCTTTGCAGGAGG aagaagaggaggaaagggtcCTGACAGACATGGGCACGTCAGCTGAGGCTATGCAAGTTCCtttggatgaggaagaggaggacctgGGAGAAGAGGACGCAGTCAGTGATGAGAACCACCCACTGAAGAGGCCCATGTTGAGTCCTGACGCCAGTATGGGTATGATGGCCAGCAAGAGGCCAAGGCTTCAGTCTGGCTTCAGCCCAGAGTGGGCGGGAGAGCCAAAGGAGCCCCTCAGTTCTCTGAACCCCCAACATGTGCCTTCCTCAATGATGGATAGCATGGGATCTTTAGCTTCATCACCTGAGACAGCTCTACCAAATACGGGCTTTAGACCCCTGCCTATGATACCGAGACACTCAGATCACAAGGCTTCTTGTGCTCAGCACAGGAAACCAAATGTTTCATCACCTGGGAGGCAAAGGGCAAGGTCACCTAAAGGGGCCGGTGTTGGGCCCTCAGCAGGGAGTCCTTTAAGCTCACCTAAAGCATTTtcaaaggagaagaggaagtcGCCAGGCCAGGCTAAAAGTCCCAAAAGTCCAAAGAGTTCCAAGTCTGGCACAGAGAAAGCTGCTCACACTCCTGAGAAGGGCGAGCCCCTGCAGAGGACTACCCTAGCCACTCTGAGTGAGAGGATGGGGAAGGAAAATGTTCATGTGCGCCAGCAGAACTGGGAGCTTGACAGGCAGCCTGGAGAAGCACAAATCAGGAACCCAGAGCCAAACCCAGAGCCGGACAACACCATTGATGACTCCATCGATGCCGTGATCGCTAGGGCTTGTGCTGATCGAGAGCCCGACCCTTTTTCTTACACCTCAGCTTCAGATTCAGAGAGTGACAGCATCTCCAGCCCCAGGCGACTGACCATCATGGAGCCAGCAACGCCCAAGACCAAGACGGGTACAAATGTCTGCTATGAAAGAGACACGTCAACGCCGCTCTCAATGAGTGGCGTCCCGGGAAGCATGTGGACCATGGACGACTCCATCAACGAAGTCATTCGCAGAGCAAATCAGGGAGCTTCTGGAGCACGACTGAATGACTCGTATCTCTCGTCCCCGTCAGCCTCCCCTCCCACGCCAGAGCCTCTGATGAAGGTGTTTGAGGACAAGCACAAGATGGTGGCCTCGACTGATGTGAAGAAGAGGTTAAAGAAAGAGCTAAAAAACAAActtaaaaagaaagagaaagagaagccaaaggagaaagacaaagaaagggaCAAAGGCAAAATGAAAGATAAGAATCGTGATAAGAACAAAGGCAAGACCAAAGAGTTCCTTAAAGAGGCTAAAATTCCCTGGAAGGACTTTTCTTTGAGGGAAGACGACCTTCGAGAGCATTTCAAGATGCGGGATCTTGTAAGCCCAGAGATGTCCTTGAAATCAAAGTTGAAAGATGGAACTGGAAGCAGCTTCAGAAAAGACAAGGAAAGACATATGGACAAAAAGAAGGACAAGGAAAAAATCAAGAAAGATAAAGATACGCGAGATAAGGGCAAAGACCgggggagagaggacaagaaGCTGTCTGCAGCCCTCACTCCGTTTGGTCAGGTTGATGTCCCCATGTCGCTCTTCAGTCCATCCAGCTGTTTACGCATTCCCTCTATGCTGCCACCACTCCCGCCCATTCTGTCTGATCGGGACAGCAAAGGCAAGGAGAAggacaaaaagaaagacaagaaggagaagaagaagaagagggaaaaagaaagagaaagggctaaggagaaggagagagaaaaggagggaaaaaagaaggagaaagagagagaaaaagaaaagagagaaaaggagaaagaaaaagagaaaaacagactgAAGCTTGAAAAG GTGAAGGTGGTTCCTCCAGCTGCTGTCCCGTCCCCTGTCATCCCCCGGCTAACACTCAGGGTCGGGGGCCAGGACAAAAT TGTCATCAGCAAGGTGGCTCCCAACTCTGACATCCCTAAAGTTCCCATGGCCAAGGCGCCGAGTGTGAAAGCAACACAGCCGTTGGCCCCGATCTTCTCTCCTGCGGCGCCACTGCTGGCTCCGGCTCCTCCCCTAGCTGTGGCTGCTGGGCCTGCTGCTGCCGTGGCCCCTCCCTCCTCCGCTCTCTCGCAGGGCGGCTCCCTGAAGACACCCGTGTGCAGCGTCGTCACGGAGACCGTCAGCGCCTACGTG ATCCGTGATGAGTGGGGAAACAAAATCTGGATCTGTCCCGGTTGCAATAAGCCTGACGACGGAAGTCCGATGATTGGATGTGATGACTGTGATGACTGGTACCACTG GCCCTGTGTGGGGATAATGGCTGCCCCACCTGAGGATGTCCAGTGGTTCTGTGTCAAGTGTGCCGGTaagaaaaaggacaaaaaacacAAGAAAAGGAAACACAAAGTGCACTGA
- the LOC134094029 gene encoding transcription initiation factor TFIID subunit 3-like isoform X2, whose translation MCDSYARSLLRVSVAQICQALGWDAVQLTACDLLSDVLDRYIQQLARGCHRYSELYGRTDPVLDDVGQAFRLLGVSLSELEDYVHNLEPVGFAHQTPLFPVKEEEERVLTDMGTSAEAMQVPLDEEEEDLGEEDAVSDENHPLKRPMLSPDASMGMMASKRPRLQSGFSPEWAGEPKEPLSSLNPQHVPSSMMDSMGSLASSPETALPNTGFRPLPMIPRHSDHKASCAQHRKPNVSSPGRQRARSPKGAGVGPSAGSPLSSPKAFSKEKRKSPGQAKSPKSPKSSKSGTEKAAHTPEKGEPLQRTTLATLSERMGKENVHVRQQNWELDRQPGEAQIRNPEPNPEPDNTIDDSIDAVIARACADREPDPFSYTSASDSESDSISSPRRLTIMEPATPKTKTGTNVCYERDTSTPLSMSGVPGSMWTMDDSINEVIRRANQGASGARLNDSYLSSPSASPPTPEPLMKVFEDKHKMVASTDVKKRLKKELKNKLKKKEKEKPKEKDKERDKGKMKDKNRDKNKGKTKEFLKEAKIPWKDFSLREDDLREHFKMRDLVSPEMSLKSKLKDGTGSSFRKDKERHMDKKKDKEKIKKDKDTRDKGKDRGREDKKLSAALTPFGQVDVPMSLFSPSSCLRIPSMLPPLPPILSDRDSKGKEKDKKKDKKEKKKKREKERERAKEKEREKEGKKKEKEREKEKREKEKEKEKNRLKLEKVKVVPPAAVPSPVIPRLTLRVGGQDKIVISKVAPNSDIPKVPMAKAPSVKATQPLAPIFSPAAPLLAPAPPLAVAAGPAAAVAPPSSALSQGGSLKTPVCSVVTETVSAYVIRDEWGNKIWICPGCNKPDDGSPMIGCDDCDDWYHWPCVGIMAAPPEDVQWFCVKCAGKKKDKKHKKRKHKVH comes from the exons ATGTGCGACAGTTATGCCCGCTCTCTGCTGCGTGTGTCGGTGGCGCAGATCTGTCAAGCTCTAGGCTGGGACGCAGTTCAGCTAACCGCATGTGATCTTCTTTCCGATGTACTAGACCGATATATTCAGCAGCTGGCAAGAGGTTGCCACCGTTATTCTGAACTCT ATGGAAGGACAGATCCTGTGCTGGATGATGTTGGTCAAGCCTTCAGATTGTTGGGCGTCAGTCTCAGTGAATTGGAGGATTATGTCCACAACTTGGAGCCTGTTGGTTTTGCCCATCAAACACCCCTCTTCCCTGTCA aagaagaggaggaaagggtcCTGACAGACATGGGCACGTCAGCTGAGGCTATGCAAGTTCCtttggatgaggaagaggaggacctgGGAGAAGAGGACGCAGTCAGTGATGAGAACCACCCACTGAAGAGGCCCATGTTGAGTCCTGACGCCAGTATGGGTATGATGGCCAGCAAGAGGCCAAGGCTTCAGTCTGGCTTCAGCCCAGAGTGGGCGGGAGAGCCAAAGGAGCCCCTCAGTTCTCTGAACCCCCAACATGTGCCTTCCTCAATGATGGATAGCATGGGATCTTTAGCTTCATCACCTGAGACAGCTCTACCAAATACGGGCTTTAGACCCCTGCCTATGATACCGAGACACTCAGATCACAAGGCTTCTTGTGCTCAGCACAGGAAACCAAATGTTTCATCACCTGGGAGGCAAAGGGCAAGGTCACCTAAAGGGGCCGGTGTTGGGCCCTCAGCAGGGAGTCCTTTAAGCTCACCTAAAGCATTTtcaaaggagaagaggaagtcGCCAGGCCAGGCTAAAAGTCCCAAAAGTCCAAAGAGTTCCAAGTCTGGCACAGAGAAAGCTGCTCACACTCCTGAGAAGGGCGAGCCCCTGCAGAGGACTACCCTAGCCACTCTGAGTGAGAGGATGGGGAAGGAAAATGTTCATGTGCGCCAGCAGAACTGGGAGCTTGACAGGCAGCCTGGAGAAGCACAAATCAGGAACCCAGAGCCAAACCCAGAGCCGGACAACACCATTGATGACTCCATCGATGCCGTGATCGCTAGGGCTTGTGCTGATCGAGAGCCCGACCCTTTTTCTTACACCTCAGCTTCAGATTCAGAGAGTGACAGCATCTCCAGCCCCAGGCGACTGACCATCATGGAGCCAGCAACGCCCAAGACCAAGACGGGTACAAATGTCTGCTATGAAAGAGACACGTCAACGCCGCTCTCAATGAGTGGCGTCCCGGGAAGCATGTGGACCATGGACGACTCCATCAACGAAGTCATTCGCAGAGCAAATCAGGGAGCTTCTGGAGCACGACTGAATGACTCGTATCTCTCGTCCCCGTCAGCCTCCCCTCCCACGCCAGAGCCTCTGATGAAGGTGTTTGAGGACAAGCACAAGATGGTGGCCTCGACTGATGTGAAGAAGAGGTTAAAGAAAGAGCTAAAAAACAAActtaaaaagaaagagaaagagaagccaaaggagaaagacaaagaaagggaCAAAGGCAAAATGAAAGATAAGAATCGTGATAAGAACAAAGGCAAGACCAAAGAGTTCCTTAAAGAGGCTAAAATTCCCTGGAAGGACTTTTCTTTGAGGGAAGACGACCTTCGAGAGCATTTCAAGATGCGGGATCTTGTAAGCCCAGAGATGTCCTTGAAATCAAAGTTGAAAGATGGAACTGGAAGCAGCTTCAGAAAAGACAAGGAAAGACATATGGACAAAAAGAAGGACAAGGAAAAAATCAAGAAAGATAAAGATACGCGAGATAAGGGCAAAGACCgggggagagaggacaagaaGCTGTCTGCAGCCCTCACTCCGTTTGGTCAGGTTGATGTCCCCATGTCGCTCTTCAGTCCATCCAGCTGTTTACGCATTCCCTCTATGCTGCCACCACTCCCGCCCATTCTGTCTGATCGGGACAGCAAAGGCAAGGAGAAggacaaaaagaaagacaagaaggagaagaagaagaagagggaaaaagaaagagaaagggctaaggagaaggagagagaaaaggagggaaaaaagaaggagaaagagagagaaaaagaaaagagagaaaaggagaaagaaaaagagaaaaacagactgAAGCTTGAAAAG GTGAAGGTGGTTCCTCCAGCTGCTGTCCCGTCCCCTGTCATCCCCCGGCTAACACTCAGGGTCGGGGGCCAGGACAAAAT TGTCATCAGCAAGGTGGCTCCCAACTCTGACATCCCTAAAGTTCCCATGGCCAAGGCGCCGAGTGTGAAAGCAACACAGCCGTTGGCCCCGATCTTCTCTCCTGCGGCGCCACTGCTGGCTCCGGCTCCTCCCCTAGCTGTGGCTGCTGGGCCTGCTGCTGCCGTGGCCCCTCCCTCCTCCGCTCTCTCGCAGGGCGGCTCCCTGAAGACACCCGTGTGCAGCGTCGTCACGGAGACCGTCAGCGCCTACGTG ATCCGTGATGAGTGGGGAAACAAAATCTGGATCTGTCCCGGTTGCAATAAGCCTGACGACGGAAGTCCGATGATTGGATGTGATGACTGTGATGACTGGTACCACTG GCCCTGTGTGGGGATAATGGCTGCCCCACCTGAGGATGTCCAGTGGTTCTGTGTCAAGTGTGCCGGTaagaaaaaggacaaaaaacacAAGAAAAGGAAACACAAAGTGCACTGA